One Stenotrophomonas sp. SAU14A_NAIMI4_5 DNA segment encodes these proteins:
- a CDS encoding TetR family transcriptional regulator — protein sequence MARKTKEDTQATREGILDAAEACFHEHGVARTTLEMIGARAGYTRGAVYWHFKNKTEVLAAIIQRVHLPFMQELERTSSDERQTPIHDLRAVMIYSFIELSEDERLRKTMEIMLRSDASSESRALAELQQSGFRDALDRMERALRRAQDLRQLRDGADPKIAARMLHATVLGVLHGAMVEPELMDLKRDGMLALDMTLTAYVKEGVFVPGSIPEPLP from the coding sequence ATGGCGCGCAAGACCAAAGAAGACACCCAGGCAACCCGCGAAGGCATCCTTGATGCCGCCGAGGCCTGCTTCCATGAACACGGGGTGGCCCGGACCACGCTGGAGATGATCGGTGCCCGCGCCGGCTATACCCGCGGCGCGGTCTATTGGCACTTCAAGAACAAGACCGAGGTGCTGGCCGCGATCATCCAGCGGGTGCACCTGCCCTTCATGCAGGAACTGGAGCGCACTTCCAGCGACGAGCGGCAGACGCCGATCCACGACCTGCGCGCGGTGATGATCTACTCGTTCATCGAGCTCTCCGAGGATGAGCGCCTGCGCAAGACCATGGAAATCATGCTGCGCAGCGATGCCTCGTCGGAAAGCCGTGCGCTGGCCGAGCTGCAGCAGTCCGGCTTCCGCGATGCGCTGGACCGGATGGAGCGCGCCCTGCGCCGCGCCCAGGACCTGCGCCAGCTGCGCGACGGCGCCGACCCGAAGATCGCCGCGCGCATGCTGCACGCCACCGTGCTGGGCGTGCTGCACGGGGCGATGGTCGAACCGGAACTGATGGACCTCAAGCGCGACGGCATGCTCGCGCTGGACATGACCCTGACCGCCTACGTGAAGGAAGGCGTGTTCGTGCCGGGCTCGATTCCCGAGCCGCTGCCGTAG
- the hslU gene encoding ATP-dependent protease ATPase subunit HslU codes for MSKIEVSSATMTPREIVQELDRHIVGQHDAKRAVAIALRNRWRRMQLVPELRNEVMPKNILMIGPTGVGKTEIARRLATLANAPFVKVEATRFTEVGYVGKDVEQIIRDLADTAVKLYREQAKVRVRTQAEERAEDRILDALLPRRSGGIGFDPEVARNEPSAQDNETRIKFRKMLRNGELDEREIELDLAANVSMDIMTPPGMEEMGQQLKSMFANLGGGAKAHKRTLTIKAARPLLIEEEAGKLVNEDDIRTAAIEACEQHGIVFIDEIDKVAKRGDNVGGGDVSREGVQRDLLPLVEGSNVSTKYGTIKTDHILFIASGAFHLAKPSDLIPELQGRFPIRVELGALSKNDFVRILTEPKAALTKQYEALLATEGVKVSFTADAIDRLAEIAFQVNERQENIGARRLHTVLERLLDSLSYEAPDRDGETLAIDSAYVDAHLGELVQDPDLSRYIL; via the coding sequence ATGTCGAAGATCGAAGTTTCCTCCGCCACCATGACCCCGCGCGAAATCGTGCAGGAACTGGACCGGCACATCGTCGGCCAGCACGACGCCAAGCGCGCGGTGGCCATCGCCCTGCGCAACCGCTGGCGCCGCATGCAGCTGGTGCCTGAGCTGCGCAATGAAGTGATGCCGAAGAACATCCTGATGATCGGCCCGACCGGCGTCGGCAAGACCGAGATCGCCCGCCGCCTGGCCACCCTGGCCAATGCGCCGTTCGTGAAGGTCGAAGCGACCCGCTTCACCGAAGTCGGCTACGTCGGCAAGGACGTCGAGCAGATCATCCGCGACCTGGCCGATACCGCGGTCAAGCTCTATCGCGAACAGGCCAAGGTGCGCGTGCGTACCCAGGCCGAAGAACGCGCTGAAGACCGCATCCTCGATGCGCTGCTGCCGCGCCGCAGTGGTGGCATCGGCTTCGATCCGGAAGTGGCCCGCAACGAGCCGTCGGCGCAGGACAACGAGACCCGCATCAAGTTCCGCAAGATGCTGCGCAACGGCGAGCTGGACGAGCGCGAAATTGAACTCGACCTCGCCGCCAACGTCAGCATGGACATCATGACCCCGCCGGGCATGGAGGAGATGGGCCAGCAGCTGAAGTCGATGTTCGCCAACCTCGGCGGTGGCGCCAAGGCGCACAAGCGCACGCTGACCATCAAGGCCGCGCGCCCGCTGCTGATCGAGGAAGAAGCCGGCAAGCTGGTCAACGAGGACGACATCCGCACTGCGGCGATCGAAGCCTGCGAACAGCACGGCATCGTCTTCATCGACGAGATCGACAAGGTCGCCAAGCGCGGCGATAACGTGGGTGGTGGCGACGTTTCGCGCGAAGGCGTGCAGCGCGACCTGCTGCCGCTGGTGGAAGGCTCCAACGTGTCCACCAAGTACGGCACGATCAAGACCGACCACATCCTGTTCATTGCCTCGGGCGCGTTCCACCTGGCCAAGCCCAGCGACCTGATCCCGGAGCTGCAGGGTCGTTTCCCGATCCGCGTGGAACTGGGCGCGCTGAGCAAGAACGACTTCGTGCGCATCCTGACCGAGCCGAAGGCCGCGCTGACCAAGCAGTACGAAGCGCTGCTGGCCACCGAGGGCGTCAAGGTCAGCTTCACCGCCGATGCCATCGACCGCCTGGCCGAGATCGCCTTCCAGGTGAACGAGCGACAGGAAAACATCGGTGCCCGCCGCCTGCACACCGTGCTGGAGCGCCTGCTGGATTCGCTGAGCTACGAAGCACCCGACCGCGACGGTGAAACCCTGGCCATCGACAGCGCCTACGTCGATGCGCACCTGGGTGAGCTGGTGCAGGATCCGGACCTGAGCCGCTACATCCTGTAA
- the hslV gene encoding ATP-dependent protease subunit HslV: MDPSQNPNVFHATTIVCVRRGDHVAIAGDGQVTLGHTVMKGNARKVRRLGRDGQVLAGFAGAAADAFTLFELFEAKLEKHGQLQRAAVELAKDWRTERRLGKLEALLAVADKETSLIISGTGDVIEPEDGIIAIGSGGSYALSAARALMAHTELDARTIASEAIGIAGDICIYTNRNVVVEEL, from the coding sequence ATGGACCCCAGTCAGAATCCCAATGTTTTCCACGCCACCACCATCGTCTGCGTGCGCCGCGGCGACCACGTGGCCATTGCCGGTGATGGCCAGGTCACCCTCGGCCACACGGTGATGAAGGGCAACGCGCGCAAGGTGCGCCGCCTTGGCCGCGATGGCCAGGTGCTGGCCGGCTTCGCCGGTGCCGCCGCCGATGCCTTCACCCTGTTCGAGCTGTTCGAGGCCAAGCTGGAAAAGCATGGCCAGCTGCAGCGCGCCGCCGTCGAGCTGGCCAAGGATTGGCGTACCGAACGCCGCCTCGGCAAGCTGGAAGCCCTGCTGGCCGTGGCGGACAAGGAAACCTCGCTGATCATCAGCGGCACCGGCGATGTGATCGAGCCGGAGGACGGCATCATCGCCATCGGTTCCGGTGGTTCCTACGCACTGTCGGCCGCACGCGCGCTGATGGCGCACACCGAACTGGATGCACGCACGATTGCCAGCGAGGCGATCGGCATCGCCGGCGACATCTGCATCTACACCAACCGCAACGTGGTGGTCGAGGAGTTGTGA
- a CDS encoding DUF3079 domain-containing protein produces the protein MAKPIPLHPRHPERICWGCDRYCAADALACGNGSGRTQHPIETQGEDWYIAWGIEPNPERPSHAKR, from the coding sequence ATGGCAAAGCCCATTCCCCTGCATCCCCGGCACCCCGAACGCATCTGCTGGGGCTGTGACCGCTACTGCGCGGCCGACGCGCTGGCCTGTGGCAACGGCTCGGGCCGCACCCAGCACCCCATCGAAACCCAGGGCGAGGACTGGTACATCGCCTGGGGCATCGAGCCGAATCCAGAGCGGCCTTCGCATGCCAAGCGCTGA
- the xerC gene encoding tyrosine recombinase XerC — translation MSAVQHFLQHLQVERRMSAHTLDAYRRDLDALSVWVEPRGVAVEALDAETLRQFVADEHRRGLSAKSLQRRLSACRSFYAWLLKHGRIEASPAATLKAPRAPRRLPQVLDADEAVQLVELEPEGELGRRDRALLELFYSSGLRLSEVCALTWRDLDFDSGLVNVLGKGNRQRRVPFGRPAREALLAWRAESGGGPATPVFPGRNGPISQRAVQIRIRQLAQRQGLFKHVHPHMLRHSFASHILESSGDLRGVQELLGHADIATTQIYTHLDFQHLAKVYDAAHPRAKRRNSPPDKAE, via the coding sequence CCTGGACGCGCTGTCGGTGTGGGTGGAACCGCGCGGCGTGGCGGTGGAGGCACTGGATGCTGAAACGCTGCGCCAGTTCGTCGCCGACGAGCATCGTCGCGGGCTGTCGGCCAAGAGCCTGCAGCGCCGCCTGTCGGCCTGCCGCAGCTTCTATGCGTGGCTGCTCAAGCATGGACGCATCGAAGCAAGCCCGGCCGCGACCCTGAAGGCGCCCCGTGCGCCGCGGCGCCTGCCGCAGGTGCTCGATGCCGATGAAGCGGTGCAGCTGGTCGAACTGGAACCGGAAGGTGAACTCGGCCGCCGCGACCGTGCGCTGCTGGAACTGTTCTATTCCTCGGGCCTGCGCCTGAGCGAAGTGTGTGCGCTGACCTGGCGCGACCTGGATTTCGACAGCGGTCTGGTCAACGTGCTCGGCAAGGGCAACCGCCAGCGCCGGGTGCCGTTCGGGCGGCCCGCGCGCGAAGCACTGCTGGCCTGGCGCGCGGAAAGTGGCGGTGGCCCGGCGACGCCGGTGTTCCCCGGCCGCAACGGGCCGATCAGCCAGCGTGCGGTGCAGATCCGCATCCGCCAGCTGGCCCAGCGCCAGGGCCTGTTCAAGCACGTGCACCCGCACATGCTGCGGCACAGTTTCGCCAGCCACATCCTCGAGTCCTCCGGCGACCTGCGCGGCGTGCAGGAACTGCTCGGCCACGCCGACATCGCCACCACGCAGATCTACACCCACCTGGATTTCCAGCACCTGGCCAAGGTCTACGACGCCGCGCATCCGCGAGCCAAGCGCCGCAACAGTCCGCCCGACAAGGCTGAATAG